A genomic segment from Thermodesulfobacteriota bacterium encodes:
- a CDS encoding MFS transporter, producing the protein YPLSWTELGVDDNDLWHVYLIAVLPTAIFAYPYVRYAEKRGILKVATLSAWALMAISFLLYPSHVFITLVLYFAAMAYFMGHTVLQSVFPAFLTQRVGQEKRGITTGVYNLFSFFGASVGGMSAGYLYEISPHVPLLVALLLVIAWGLSGLPNPPEKNHSK; encoded by the coding sequence ATATCCTCTAAGCTGGACCGAGCTCGGGGTAGATGACAATGATCTTTGGCACGTTTATCTGATTGCAGTTCTTCCAACTGCGATTTTTGCATACCCCTATGTTAGATATGCGGAGAAAAGAGGGATTCTAAAAGTTGCTACGCTAAGCGCATGGGCTCTGATGGCAATAAGCTTTCTGCTATATCCTTCTCATGTATTCATAACACTTGTCCTGTATTTTGCTGCTATGGCTTATTTTATGGGGCACACTGTGCTTCAGTCAGTTTTCCCGGCATTTCTTACTCAAAGGGTCGGCCAGGAAAAAAGGGGTATCACCACCGGGGTATATAACTTGTTTAGCTTCTTTGGCGCATCCGTGGGCGGTATGAGCGCAGGATATCTATACGAAATAAGCCCTCATGTCCCTTTATTAGTGGCGTTATTGCTTGTAATCGCTTGGGGTCTGTCCGGGCTTCCAAATCCACCTGAAAAAAACCATT